Genomic segment of Falco peregrinus isolate bFalPer1 chromosome 5, bFalPer1.pri, whole genome shotgun sequence:
CTATCTCAGCTAGCCTGCTTTTGGGAGTCCTGCCCACTACACACAACAGAGTCTCAAAGGACAGaagggaggcagtgggaggggATGGGTAACACCCAAAGCAGGTATTTGATCTGTCTTGGAAATCAGCAGTCACACTAGTGATGGTAATGATGATGCAGGAATTCAGctaagccaggaaaaaaaatgtgcagcaACACAGTAGAGGAGTGAGCAGAATAGAAAAGTTTTCTGTGCCTGAGATAGAAAAGGAAGCCTTTCTCTCAGCAGGCACCACAACAGATGTTCCATAAAAGGATAATACTAGTATGTACTTTTTGGGGAGGGGATGCTGGTATCTTTGCTCTGCCACGTGTGCTGTCTGCTGCTCAGGGGCACATGTTATACTGGCATATCCTTAGCAAATCACATCTTCCAAGGACCAAGTTTGGGAGACCTCATCGGTCACTCTGTCGGCACTCGTACAGCCAACAGTGTTTCACTGAATTTAGTTTTATTCTAGGCCTGTCCTCACAGGGAGGCACCTGGTCACCCACCCCCAGTGCAAATAAATGTCACCGTGACAAATGGCTTCTAAATATCACAGAAGGGGTTCTTGCACCTGAGAATCAGAACGTCCCGTCAGTGCATTTTTGAAGGGAAACAGGCTTGGACATTGAGGATGTGGGGTGGTGGGATCCTTCTGGGAATGGGAGTGGCATATTCTGGGATATCTAACAATGTCAAGAGATGTTGGTGGATGACTTGTACTGACAAGGAACAGCACAGAGCTTCCCCCTCTGATGTACATTCCAACCACCCACTGATTTACAGAGCTGTAAATAGCTGAGATCTTTGCATTGGGGGAGACCATTCACTGCAACTAGAACCATTTCACCTTTTCCACTGGTCATAGCACACAAAGGCACTCTCACAATGAAGGAGCTGTTGGCTGTTGTGTCTCTCCGCAGCTGCAGCTTGTGTCTGGCACCAGCATTTAGACACACACAGCTTGTTTTTCTGACAAAATGTTTAGTTGGAGGGAAGCCTTTGGTGGACAAGGAGCAGCAACTGGTCACTCAGCACTAAGCACAGGGAGCCATTATATTGCAAGGGCAGAGGTTCATCCATTAAGCAGTACAGTCAAATCTGAACTCCCAGATTTGGGGAATTACCATCTGCTTCCCTGGGTGGCATGGGCTAGAGACCGTCCTTTGCTAAATCAGGGACCTATCTGCAACTGAGAAGTTCCTCGCATTTCCATTCTggaagctgcctgctgggcttGACTCATCCCTGTGCTATTTTTGTAGTGTATGGATCGACTCACAACACAGGGATTCCCACAACCCTGCGCTTGATGCAGTATCTGCCACTTTTGGCTGTAACTGTGTTAGAGTCAACCTCACTTCTAGACTACAAGCAAGAGTAACAGTGTAGAGGCTCTAAGCTACTACTTTCACAGAAGTGACCATCTTAGCAACTAAGGAGCAATTCTCAGTGTATCTATACACTGGTTTTGTGCACGACCAGAAAAGCTCTAGTTGAAACAGTTTAAAATGCCACCACCCCAGCTAGTGGCTGCCTCACTCACAGGAATCAGTACTCTAGGACATCAACCTGCCACAGCTGCGTCTGTGCAATCTAACAAAACTGCCATAACAACAGGTTTAAACACCAGACTGATAAAGCATGTGCATGTACTCCATTTTACAAGTCTGGCCTACTGAGACTTCTAGTGTGGTCGCAGCTACTTTTGCTTTGAATGTGCACCTGTGCTAAATCAGGGACCTGTTTGTAACCGAGAAGTTCGTCtcattctgcagcagcagacagcTAACACAGTTCTCCTTTTTGCTACACCAGCTACAAGAATTCTGCAGCTACTGTCCATCATGCTGGCTGTCATCCCAACATTCCCACGGCCTTCTCAGGATTTTCCATTCCCAAAGAACACCAATCAGCCTTTACAATAACTACTTACCCATCCCTGTCTGTTAACTTCAGAGTACTACACTGTGCGATACTCATGCGATTGACTTTTCAATACAATCTAGACTAATCTAGACTTTTCTGCAGAACTTGTATGGCATTTATGTTAATctgcattattttcattaatctgCATTATTCTCTTAGAAAAgactcctccccccccccccccccccccaagatcATTgctaaaaacactgaaaaacctGACTGTTCTGCACTGTCTACTGGAAGCAGCTGCCATGGTGACTTTTGTCCTATGGATGATACACAGCACTTCTGTAGCAGCAGTCAAAGCTTGCATGGtccctttgcaaaaaaaaaagccaacaaccaCCACCCAAGGAAATTACTCAAAATGTCAGCCACAGATGGCCAGCATCTGAGAAAGTACTGCAAGAGAGTAAAACTACTACATATTTTCCCTATTCTTCAATTTGCCTGTCAACATGTACTGTTGGAACAGGTTAGTGGGTTACATGAACCTTTCATGTGACCAGTGCAGCCATTCTCATCTGTCACAAGTAATTAAAATGGTAACTCATGATCACAAGAAGCTACTTGGTTTGATTTCCTGCTCTTTTCTTGATTacgttttgttttttaaatacatgaaaaatgtgttgTGTTCAAGTTTCTGTGGCACAGTGTGAGGTTTAAACATCAACTTTTCTAAAAATTTGTTAAgtcatgagaccccacctgcagtgctctGTCCATCTttggggcccccaacataagtacatggacctgttggaacaaatccagaggaggccacggagacggccagagggctggagcccctctgctgcgcagccgggctgggagcgctggggctgttcagcccggagaagggaaggctcctggAGACCCTGGAGCACCTTCCAGCACCCAAAGGGGCCGGcgaggaagctggggaggggcttttccCAAGGGCCTGCAGcgccaggacaagggggaacggctttGCGCTGAGAGAGGGCAGACGGAGATCAGAGCTGAgggagaaatccttccctgtgagggcggcgaggcgccggcacgggctgcccagagcagctgtgggtgccccagccctggcagtgcccaaggccaggctggacggggctgggagccaccggggctgggggaagggggccctGCGCGTGGCaggggtgggactggggggtcttcaaggtcccttccaactcaaaccattctggttctaagaacaaaaataaatgttaaactAACTTTATTGGATTAGTTTTGTTTAGTTAAACTTGTAAGGAACAAATAATTCATAGTCCAAAAATCCTAAATTATTTGGTCTCATTATTAGACCCATACAGTTCAAGGTGAAGGAAAAAGCATACACCTAAGCAACTCTGTTGTAGAAAACATACACTGGTATTTTCTAGATCCACATTGTCTTTAACTTCCAGTCCTCAGAACCCTTTCAAGTTGTACACCAACAGCAAAAAATGCATGTGTGGCTTGCTCCCCCTTCTGTCACTAACTGGAAAACCCAGTGCTCACTCTGGATTAACAGTTTCCCAGGTGAGGATCCTACTCACTAGTCTGTATCTCCAGAGCTCAGTACTCACTCTTCGGTGTAGCCCACAAATTCTGGTCATTTTGGTTGTACTGAAGAACCGAACCTTCACCCAGGAAGAAAGGACTCTGCAACTTTACTCAAAGCTCAGCACTGATCTGCCCCAGCATGCCCCAATAACTACTACAACTCACAAAACAAGACTGTTCTTCCCTCTTTATTGACTGATGGATTTTCAGGCAGATCTGTTAATTACACTGTTAAATAAtagttaaaaacaaaccaaggcCAGAGGAGTTTGAAGTGAAGTATCTAAACCGAAGCAGAAATTGGGAAGGAAGAGGTGGGAGAAGCTGGGCTGGGGTCTCCACTTCTCTATCACTGCAGCTCAGACACCCTAACTGCCACCACCATAACCCCAGACCACTAGATTCCAAGGCCTGGCTCAGATGGGACATCATCTAAATATGGAAACAGTTGCCCAGACGTAGCCAGATCAGAGGAGATCTGTCCAGATACAGAGGTGCAAGGCAAGTCAAGGGGAAGCAGTATTGCAGCAATCCTAGAACACAGCCAGAGATAGCAGCAGAGTCCCATTCCAGTTGGCAGATGGGTGAGTCAATTGGCCACTGTCAGTCTCCACAGAGCACCTGACCGACTGCTCTAGAGCTCACACATTGTGGGTCTTTTTGGTGAGCTGTGGATCTTCATCCACCAGCTTTGACTTGAGATGTTCCTTGTAGGCAAGGATGTCACCTTGCCACTTTGTGATTGTCTGCTTCTCGCAGACCCAGATCTCCTGTGCAACCTGAAAGCAAGCACACAAGGAGAGCAGCTTTACAGTACAGTATGTTATAATTTCacaaaaatcaataaaactAACCAGAATCTACTCTCTGAAGTCTGGTAAGAAATGAGGTTAGTAACTTTCACACTTCAACtaccaaagaaaaatacctgcaCTGAACTATCTTACCTAGGgttttctgcataatttataCAAGATTTTAGAACTAAAAATCCTTGActtctcaacatttttttttttgtttatggactaagaaaagcctttcctgctgtcttggtttcagctgtgataagcattaattttcttcctattacCTGGtataatgctgtgttttggatttagtatgagaatagtgttgatagcacactgatgtttcagttgttgtgaagtagtgcttactcttaagtcaaggacttttcagtttctaatGCTCTGACAGTGAGCAGGTACACAAGCACCTGGGAGAaagcagggccaggacagctgacccgaactggccaaagggatattccacaccacaGACTGTCACAGTCAGTACCTAAAGAGGGCAGAGCTGGCCAGGAAGGACTGATCGCTGCTCGAGAACTGGCTGGGCCTaagtgggtggtgagcagctgtaatgtgcatcacttgtttttcttggcttttactcctctctcctttttgttATCTCCTTTTTCACTACTAATATTATAttatactttatttcagttattaaactgttcttatccATCCCATGAGTTTCACCTTTCCCCcgttctccttcccatcccactaGAGCTGTCAGGGAgcgagcaagtggctgtgtagTGTtcagttgctggctggggttaaaccccTGACACCTGCTAAACTGGGCGTTGAAAAAAGGTAGTTCTTGACCTGAACTACTTGGATATAACacactaaaatataaaattataccTGAACTTGCAGACAAAGCTATAGCTGATAGATGAGCACTTGACATTTGTGTGCGTGTGGTGCAAATTCTTTTGCCTGTGCAGACTGAGTGATAAAACACTGGGCTAGAACTACtccaatataatttttaaaaaatctagttAAGGCCTCCACAGTGTGTCATGATTTCCATTTAACTTATTCTTCACTTCACTTTTGTGGTgtgaggttttcttctttcaagtaCCTACTGTTCTCCTAGGCTAGGTCAGTAATCATTTCACATGAACATGGCAAGAGAATAGTgtccagtgatttttttttttttttttcactcacaCACCTTTTTGGGGATAAGTAAGAGCCAGTCAGTTGAAGACACCTTGTTTTAATTACTTAAACTGTCAGAAAGGTGCTCTGACAAAATTCACTACTTTTCTTACCTGCTGGATGAGTCTGAAGTCATGGCTGACAAGCATCATTCCTCCTTCAAATTCATTGATAGCATCTGCCAGAGCATCTATTGTTTCTATGTCCAAGTGGTTGGTGGGCTCATCCAGGAAAAGCATGTGAGGATTCTGCCAGGCCAGCCACGCAAAGCACACACGGCACTTCTGTCCATCAGAGAGGTTCCTAATGGGGCTCACCTGAGAAACACAAGACACCatttgcagctctgcagtgaaaCTTAACAGACCACCATCCTGACCGCAAAACATTCAGATCTCACACTGTGTTTCCAGCAGCCACATGACACAAGAGGACTGTTTAGTCAGTCTTACACCTAGGCTAAGCTTCTCTCACCAGCAGAACAAGGGGATTCCAGAGGCTTCTGAAGAAGTGTCCATAGTAAGACCCAGCTGGTGTTGAAGGTTCCAAAGGATAGTTAATTGAGGTCTGACTAGTGTTCACTGCATCCTGACACAATCGTAAAACTACTCTCAACTTCTGGATTGATAAATGGGGAAGAACAATGTAAAAATCAGTGTTGAACTGCACTGATGAAGACAACTCCTGTCATACATGTGATGTGTGATGTACAGGAACATGTCATCTTTGGACTTTAGAGCACCACTGGTGATCCTACCCTCTTGTTTGAGCCAAGAAGTCCCCACTCCCAGCTGAGAATATGTTCTAGCATTTCTGCCTGGTATTCATCTCAGAAGTAAGAGATAAGCAAAGGAGTTCAAGTTACAGTTAAAATATGCTCAAGTCTAGCACTATGCCACAACTTGTCTTCTCTACACCTGGATTCCGAGGAGGTCACCCATTCCAACCCACATACTGCTGCAATGCAAAGAAAGTTCCTACGAGCTATgagttattttcttctcagcagagacggaaaaaacattttgatgcTGTGACAGGCCATGCTGTGTACTGCATCACACTGTCAGACATCCgcagagcaacagaaaatgcagcagctctACTTTCCTAATGAGCAAAAACCAAACCTCAACAGCTCATACtcacctgctgcttccctgtcAGACCATATCTGCCaatgatttttctcatttcctccttctccttgaTCTCTGGGTAGCATTTCAGCATGTACTCCAGGGGTGAGAGGTCCAAGTCCAACTGCTCTTGCAGGTgctgacagagaagaaaagtcaGCTTCAGGCTGTGCAGGCCACCCACTCCATGGCCAAAAGGATGCGCATCCCCACCTTATTCCCCTCTGGTACCAGCTAAGCAGCAGAATACAAGAGCCAGTAACCCCACTCACAGTACCACCACTGTGCTGAACTATTATGGAAAGagcctcttgtttcaggagcaGGAGTGCTGCTTCAGAATAGCATGCTTGTCCACCACCAAGCACAAGGCAGCCATCTCTCCCATAAAAGGTGAGAGGCTAAACAGAAAGGACCACACCAAGACTCTTTTCAGGGTAGGAACATTTGCTAGAGCCCATTCAGCCAACAGAACAGTTCCATCCCCTATCTCCAGGCACAGTGGGAGGGGCCTTAGATGTAGAAAGAGGGGCAACATTTCTTATGCCTGACAGCTTTTTCCTTAGCATTTCATGTCCCTGGTGTCTGCTGTAGGGAGTACCTGGTGGTATCTACCAATCTTCACATGCGAGTGCTTGCGAATCATCCCATCTGTGGGCAGCAGCTAGAAAGGGAAGATAAAAGTGTTTCACCAGGGAACCCCTCCTTTTGCTGTATGCCAGAAATACAGAATCCAgccatctctgctctggcacagaGGAGTTAGCCTGAACAGATAATatcgggggtgggggtggggaaagccCTATATTATAGCAAGATCTTAGGATTTCCAAGGCCTGATTGGGGTTCTGGCAAATAAGTGCAGCTTCTTTGAAGACTACCTCAAAAATAAAGGGTAGACAATGTAGGGAGCATACCTCTCCTGTGAGCAGTTTCAGCAGTGTTGACTTTCCAGCTCCATTGGGTCCAACAAGAGCTACACGGGTATCCAGGTCAATCCCAAACTCCAGGTTATTATAGATCCATGGCTGCAAACCGGAGAAATCACGACACATACTATGCCTTTCCCCTACTACCCAGAACCTCTGGGCTGCACCTGTAATGCTCTATCCTCAGCAGACTGAGTATTAACACTTCCAATAAGTTTGATCCACTAGTCACATGCTGCAACCTGATCAGAAAGCTTAGTCAAAAGCCTCATGCTCCCAAAGAAGGCAGGGATACAAGTAATCTCCATACCTCCCATGCATACTCCCTATACTCACCCCATCCTTGGTGTATTTGAAGCTGACGTTCTGCACCATGATGACAGGAGGGGGGATTTTCCCACAGGGTGGGAAATAGAATGACAAAGTCTGTTAACACAGAATAGCCACTTGTTAGAGAACCTGAAGCACAAGACAACCCAGTTATTCTGGTATAACCTTGCCTGACTACAAACACAATCTGTAGACCAAGGCACTAGACTGTAAGCCCCTCTAGCAACTCACAGATTTATTCTGATTAGTTGCTTACAAGCTCATCCACTGGCTAATAAGTCCCTGCTTCTTTCCCCTTGAAATGTGGTCTTACACTTTTCAAATAGGAGTTGCTCTGAGCATCCGCCCCCACCTTCTCCAAACCTTAGACATTCATTTGTGATTTCTGTATCTGCAAAACAGCCTTGATATGACAAATCTCCTCCTCTTTCCACTCTTCAGCATTATGCTATCTGCAGTACAGTCATCCTTGGCATCAGAAAGGGTACACCACTGTGGCTTCCAGCTGTGTCAACCATTCCTGCTGTCAGCTAAAGATCATTCTACTATACCTAGCCAATGTTTCTAATATTGATCTCTAGATGAAGTCCCATGTCTGATCCTACCTTATCATTCACAACTCTCTCTGTCAAGCCAGAAGCCATCATTTTTTGAAGGGTCTTCTCCTTGCTCTGAGCTTGCCTGGCCAGCTTCGCACTACCATGACCAAATCGTGCAATGTAATTCTGCAACAAAACCCAGAGTTGGCTGAAAGCCACAATAACAAGGCTGAGGAGGCGCAGGGATGCCCACCTGCATGGGTAGAAAGATGTTCATGCAGCTAGGCAGATACCTTCATATGGGCAATCTGATCTTGCTCCCAGTGGAATCGCTTCATTTGATTTTCTTCGAGTTCCAAACGAGTCTTTACATACTGATCGTAATTTCCCTAGAAGACCACAGAACATCATAGGTTGCCCGGAGAACAGCTCCTCTGTTTTTGCCAGTTGTGCAGGGCACCATTTACTTACTGTGTAGTACTTCAGTTTGCGGTTGTGCATATGGATTATGTTGGTGCAGACACCATTCAAGAAGTCTTGGGAGTGGGATATCAGCACAAGGATCCGCTTGAACCTGTGGTACCACGCAAGTTATTAGAAACTAAGCTAGGGAAAGAATTCTTGCTCATTGGCCCTGGTGGTGATTGACAGGGGATTTACAGGCACTGCATCTCTCTTGCCTTCAATCGGattaagaacaaaaagataACAGCCTTGGAGATGGCTCTGGGAAATCTGGAGTAAAGCAGCTACAACGAGCTGCGGTAAGCAAATACTGGAAACATCTCTCATTGTGTTAAAACACTCTTCACTGTAAGACAGTTCACAAAGAGTTGAGAGCTGGCTACCCATGTGGTAGATGACTTGTGCTACTGATGCAACTGACTCCATTGGCATCACAGTTTTTGGAAGTTTCAGCCTTTGCTGCTTACTTTCACCATAATACAGACTACCATCTGTTAGGTTTACTATGCATGGCTCCACTCTAAATCTGCACCATGGCTGGTTAAAGCCTCCCAAAAAAAAGAGGTTCAAATTACTTCCCTAAAACATCTGACTTCTAAAGCAAGCATGCAAAAGGTTCAACTGacaaaactgacagaaaaaccTCTGCAAATGAAAAGCCCTTCACTTTAAACTTTGTAACTATTCCTAAGCTTTTTACCTTAAGCCTTAACATTTCACCTTTGTTTACAAAAACCAGTCACCTGACATACTAGAACAAGATGAAACTGACACACTTGGGTACCACTGATCCGTGAAAACAGGGGACCAATATGTAGAAAGATGAGCTGGAAGCCAGCTCTGGAAAACTCACAGTACCGGTACAGCACATGGTGCTGGTACACAGGCTGCCCCCAACTTCCAAGGAAGTAGCTTTAACCAGGTAGCCCCAAccagaatttttcatttcttcagtaaGGGAAAGACAGGGGCTTGTCTTGAATTCACCACCCCTTGCATCAAGAACTCTTCCACAGTCATGTGTAGCAGCAAGCACAAGATGATGTCACCAGTACCACAATATAGTTATGTAGCCACAGGAACTATAGCCAGTTACCCCTGTAGCACCTGCTCATGTGCTGATTAGGTGTTCCAGCAGAAAAGCACAACTCAGAGAAACAGCAAACTCCTTCATGCTTACGTTTTCAGCTCTTCCTCCAACCACACACAGGCATCCAGGTCAAGGTGGTTTGTGGGCTCATCTAGAAGCAGCATGAAAGGCCGAATGAAGAGGGCTCTGAAAGGAGAAGGGAGATGACACAGTAGGGTAAATGCAGGTAACCCAAAGCctctcagctctgctcccagttCTTAGAACTGTGTATGTGGCTCTGCAGAGTCAAGAGCAGGCAGGCATTctcccaggagccagcaggcagTATATACCACTCACCTAGCAAGAGCCACCCTCATTCGCCAGCCACCGCTAAAGTCCTtcagcttcttcctctgcatGGCTGGTGTGAACCCCAAACCATGAAGGATCCGTGAGGCCCGTGCTTCTGCCTTGTCAGCATCCAGCTCCTCCAGACGTTCATATAACTCCAAGAGTTTCTCACACTCCGCTGAAAGAAAGCCTGCCTGTCAGCACTTCTACCAATAAAGGGCTCTCACCTGCACCTCTATACAGCTGGGAAAGCTCACAGTCCACCTGCTTTATCACCGTTCAGCCCCCTCCATTCCCGAACCTGAGACACTTCTTAAGAAGCTGCATGGAATAATTTCATCTAAAGTGTAATCCTACAGGACTTTTCAACCAGTacagggcagctgggggaaaTAGATACTGTAACATGTAAAAACTCTGCCAAGGAACCCAAATAATCCCTTTTCTTCAGTGAGGAGGGAAATGGAGGAAATGTCCCTTGGGACTCCAAGAAGCTTTACCATCTTCATGAGCCAGACGTTCTGCCTCTCGTTCTAACATGGCCCTCTCTGTATCCACCTCCATCACACACTGGAGAGGGGTCTTGTCACTGGGAGGCATCTCTCGAGTCAGGTGATAGATGTCAATATGCTCTGGGATGGGCACTTCTCGTTTCCCAATAGCTGACAAAAGCATGGATTTCCCTGTGTGCAGACAGACACTCCACATCATTGTTGGATTCAGTGAGATACAACGTCACAGAGAAATGGATGAGATGCAGTCAGATCCCACCAATTCCCTCCCTTTCCAACCCCTGAAAATCCTTGGGAATTTCTTGCTCAAGAGGCCAGAAGAACTAGAAGCACAGCAGAGCATACTGCCTCACTGCAATAGGCTGCCCCCCCAGCTAAGGCTCATCACCTGAGGGACAGGACTGAAACAGGAAGAATCTCTTTGGAAACCACTGCAGTTCAGCCCTTGCCCAGATTTAGGGAACCTTCTCTCTGCTGTGTACTTGCTGTTGCCTAACCAGGTCTGACACCTGCTACCAGGACCCCAGATTCTAAAGACTCCTAACATAGAGGAATGTTATGCACCCGTCATTAGGGACCCAAGTGTTTTCCTGAAAGTTAAAACAATTGGTCACTCTTACTAGCTCTTCCTCAAGTACACCCACATTCTGCATCTCTCCATGTAGAGTGTCGCCTTCACCAGGGACTATACAGTTGTTTTCCCACTCAGGCCAAACCACACACTCCCTACTCCTCCACACTGTGCAAGTTCTTTGACCAATACCATCATCATTGGATTTACTGACACTGCTAAACAAATCCTGCAAACAGGAATAAGGCAGATTCACAGATCCCAGACATCTCACCCAAATCTCACCAGAAACAAGTTCAAATGCACAGTCCAAAGCTAGAATGCAACCTCATACCTCCACCAGCAATACCTGCAATTCCTCTTCCTGGGTGGGGGGAGATGAGAGAATGGAAACTGCCATCTCCCAGCCACATCTGTCTAACAGCCCTATTTCTGGTTTCCAGTATTTACCACCTGCATCTGTCCAGCTTCTCAGCAGGACAGTATCCTCACCGAGCTCCAAGCAGCCCAGGTCACCGTGCCCCACAGCTTACCAATCCCATTCAGTCCAATCAGGCCGTAGCGCCTTCCGGAGTTCAGCTCCAGTTTTGTATCACTCAGCAGCTCCTGACCGTGGAAGGTCAGTGAGAGGTTAATGATGTGCACGTCAGTGCTGTTGGGATGGGAGGCCAGCACTCCTGTCACAGCACGGGCAGCAGCTTTCTTTAATTCAAAGTCCTCCAGCTCCTTTGTAAGAGCATCCACCTCTATATGCAGAAACAGACCAGAGGTGTTAGTGATTTACAGATACAAGGGAAGCAATAAGCCCCAATAGGCCCACGACTACAAAAACAACTCCCATGTCCCCATTTCTACAGAAATGTTGAGGAGGCCCAGAAGCAATGAcactctgcttttcagcttAGCAGATGGATACAGAGGAACTTCCACCTGCTCTCTCTAAAAAAGTATGACCACTAGGACCAAGCGAGCTGCCAGAACAGCTAGCCTGTTATCCAAGAATGATGGGACTAGCTCTCACTGCAGGAAGGGCTGGGATGGTAAGAGAACTTATAAAGTGTTGCTTGCAAGCTTAAGGAAGGGCCTGGCCAAAGGAAAACTTGggtagaaaataaatgaagggaaagctgaaagaagaaaagcagcagcagcattggaATAGGCCGTACCAATTTTTGCGAAGCTAATATGCCCATATGCATGCCCccacctcttcctttcctcccacaGTATAAGCACACCTTTCCTATCATAGTGATCTGTTGCAGCCCAGCATTTGCA
This window contains:
- the ABCF2 gene encoding ATP-binding cassette sub-family F member 2; translated protein: MPSDLAKKKAAKKKEAAKARQRPRRAPEENGDAGTEPQEVRPPEANGTSLPEVDALTKELEDFELKKAAARAVTGVLASHPNSTDVHIINLSLTFHGQELLSDTKLELNSGRRYGLIGLNGIGKSMLLSAIGKREVPIPEHIDIYHLTREMPPSDKTPLQCVMEVDTERAMLEREAERLAHEDAECEKLLELYERLEELDADKAEARASRILHGLGFTPAMQRKKLKDFSGGWRMRVALARALFIRPFMLLLDEPTNHLDLDACVWLEEELKTFKRILVLISHSQDFLNGVCTNIIHMHNRKLKYYTGNYDQYVKTRLELEENQMKRFHWEQDQIAHMKNYIARFGHGSAKLARQAQSKEKTLQKMMASGLTERVVNDKTLSFYFPPCGKIPPPVIMVQNVSFKYTKDGPWIYNNLEFGIDLDTRVALVGPNGAGKSTLLKLLTGELLPTDGMIRKHSHVKIGRYHQHLQEQLDLDLSPLEYMLKCYPEIKEKEEMRKIIGRYGLTGKQQVSPIRNLSDGQKCRVCFAWLAWQNPHMLFLDEPTNHLDIETIDALADAINEFEGGMMLVSHDFRLIQQVAQEIWVCEKQTITKWQGDILAYKEHLKSKLVDEDPQLTKKTHNV